A single window of Athene noctua chromosome 1, bAthNoc1.hap1.1, whole genome shotgun sequence DNA harbors:
- the LOC141967029 gene encoding antigen WC1.1-like produces the protein MGADELRLSNGTGSCSGRVEIKHEEQWGTVCDGDWTMEDAEVVCKQLRCGFAIQALNRAPFGEGSGPTWLYRVNCRGDESTLWNCSHPGWGAFTCPHYFDTGVICSGFSGLRLTGGNTACSGHLKVKQEETWATVCFSHIDFKTASVICNELECGQAVDILRGTHFEDRHELIWQEEFHCVGNETHLAHCPRMQHDSKTCSHDATLVCSGYGGYRLANGSTTCSGRVELLHGGTWGTLCDYLWDLPAANALCQQLDCGVALLIPGGQSLGKGNGSVWNGTFSCKKNGSHLRDCPVSELRHDECPAGKDARVICSGCPGARLVNGTACSGRVEIRHGHMWGRLCRSHWNLQAANVLCHQLNCGYAKSIQTGDHFVDGNGSVWRDAFHCEGSESCLWDCAQMTLGNPTCSAREAATVMCSGLAESLRLSGGENRCEGQVEISLHGMWSRVLDDDWDTKDAHVICRQLQCGIAKKAYYITRSERNMGPVGLRSVQCGGNETQLMLCKTSYSQMVPMGVAEDVGVICSGSRQIRLVNGTMRCAGRVEIYHDGIWGTICDDNWDLSDANVVCKQLGCGHAIKAVVSAHYGQGSGQIWLDDVNCTGAESDLWACPSRAWGQHNCQHKEDAGVLCSEFLALRLVNGNDCAGRLEVFYNGTWGSICSNRMSQLTAVTVCKHLNCGDGGEIARDFKYGRGSGPTWLDHIECTKQHNSLWQCQSDPWDPQSCDNRAEETHISCIGRKETTSPATFAECPNSTTCSDREKLRVIGGEDGCSGRVEIWHQGSWGTVCDDSWDMADASVVCRQLSCGSAVSALSEAAFGEGTGPIWLEKVHCKGTELSLWDCPAKPLFGKNCDHKEDAAVDCSGMTETTASTTTAAPPHRPATDSKRISTPVILCIILGALLCLVLAILAGQIRSARVQQRGELSDDPFFEAVYEEIDYNLMRKKQSTTGLSDSYSENSKIKAQFYSMDSDEENGPGTTQEVSLLPGNALEDGYDDVTEDPGPKDASPSGQNEQEIIWNLEENDKNKDSQTGEARRAALFIIYSYYAELRENQSEGCCGRILVLHNSMRVITSKAVYFSNSTYLCSHQSSYFIISKSAIKQL, from the exons ATGG GTGCTGATGAATTGAGGCTGTCAAATGGAACTGGATCCTGCTCTGGAAGAGTGGAAATAAAACATGAGGAGCAGTGGGGAACTGTGTGTGATGGTGACTGGACCATGGAAGATGCAGAGGTTGTTTGTAAGCAACTACGATGCGGATTTGCCATTCAGGCCCTTAATAGAGCTCCTTTTGGAGAAGGATCTGGACCAACGTGGTTGTATCGAGTTAATTGCCGTGGTGATGAATCCACTCTCTGGAATTGCTCACATCCAGGATGGGGTGCTTTTACCTGCCCTCATTACTTTGATACTGGAGTTATCTGCTCAG gtTTCTCTGGACTACGTCTGACTGGAGGGAACACTGCCTGCTCAGGACATCTGAAAGTAAAGCAAGAAGAAACTTGGGCTACAGTCTGTTTTTCACACATTGATTTCAAAACTGCCTCTGTTATATGCAATGAGTTAGAATGTGGCCAGGCTGTGGATATCTTGAGAGGAACTCACTTCGAAGACAGACATGAACTGATCTGGCAAGAAGAGTTTCACTGTGTAGGGAATGAGACTCACCTTGCACACTGTCCCAGGATGCAGCACGATAGTAAGACATGCTCTCATGATGCCACTCTTGTATGTTCAG GCTATGGTGGGTACAGGCTGGCAAATGGCAGCACCACATGTTCAGGGAGAGTAGAGCTTCTTCATGGAGGCACGTGGGGAACCCTGTGTGACTACCTGTGGGACTTGCCAGCTGCCAATGCCTTATGCCAGCAGCTGGACTGTGGAGTTGCCCTACTGATACCAGGTGGACAATCACTTGGGAAAGGAAATGGATCTGTCTGGAATGGCACATTCAGCTGCAAGAAGAATGGCTCACACCTGAGAGACTGTCCTGTCAGTGAGCTACGTCATGACGAATGCCCTGCTGGAAAAGATGCTCGTGTAATATGTTCAG GGTGCCCAGGGGCCAGGTTGGTGAATGGCACTGCATGCTCTGGCAGAGTGGAGATCCGCCATGGACACATGTGGGGAAGACTCTGCCGCTCCCACTGGAATTTGCAAGCTGCCAATGTTCTTTGTCATCAGCTGAACTGTGGCTATGCAAAGTCAATCCAGACTGGAGATCATTTTGTGGATGGGAATGGGTCTGTATGGAGAGATGCTTTTCACTGTGAAGGGTCAGAGTCCTGCCTGTGGGATTGTGCTCAAATGACTTTGGGCAATCCAACCTGTTCAGCCAGAGAAGCAGCCACTGTTATGTGCTCAG GTCTTGCTGAATCACTCAGACTCTCAGGTGGTGAGAACCGCTGTGAAGGGCAAGTGGAGATCTCACTCCACGGCATGTGGAGTAGAGTCCTGGATGACGACTGGGACACTAAGGATGCTCATGTGATATGCAGACAGCTCCAGTGTGGAATTGCCAAGAAAGCCTATTACATTACAAGATCTGAGCGAAACATGGGTCCTGTTGGCTTAAGAAGTGTCCAGTGTGGTGGGAATGAGACTCAGCTGATGCTCTGTAAGACCTCCTATTCTCAGATGGTGCCAATGGGAGTTGCTGAAGACGTTGGTGTGATTTGCTCAG gtAGCAGACAGATCAGGCTGGTGAATGGAACAATGCGCTGTGCTGGGAGAGTAGAAATTTATCACGATGGCATCTGGGGTACCATCTGTGACGATAACTGGGATCTATCAGATGCTAATGTTGTTTGCAAACAGCTGGGATGTGGACACGCCATCAAGGCAGTTGTCTCTGCTCATTATGGTCAAGGCTCAGGACAGATCTGGCTGGATGATGTGAACTGCACCGGGGCTGAATCTGATCTCTGGGCATGTCCCTCTAGGGCATGGGGCCAGCACAACTGCCAACACAAAGAGGATGCTGGAGTCCTGTGCTCAG AGTTCCTGGCTCTGAGGCTGGTGAATGGCAATGACTGTGCTGGGCGGCTAGAAGTTTTCTACAATGGGACATGGGGAAGCATTTGCTCCAATCGCATGTCTCAGCTCACTGCAGTAACTGTATGCAAACACCTGAACTGTGGAGATGGCGGGGAAATTGCAAGAGACTTCAAATATGGCAGAGGTTCTGGGCCCACATGGCTGGATCACATTGAGTGTACTAAGCAACATAATTCTCTCTGGCAATGTCAGTCAGACCCCTGGGATCCTCAGTCATGTGATAACAGAGCAGAAGAGACCCATATTTCTTGCATCG gaagaaaagagacAACATCTCCAGCTACATTTGCTGAGTGTCCAAATTCTACAACTTGTTCAG ACAGGGAGAAGTTACGAGTCATAGGAGGAGAAGATGGATGTTCAGGCAGAGTGGAGATTTGGCACCAAGGTTCTTGGGGAACAGTCTGTGATGATTCCTGGGACATGGCAGATGCTAGTGTTGTATGCCGGCAGCTGAGTTGTGGATCTGCTGTGTCTGCTCTGAGTGAAGCTGCCTTTGGGGAAGGGACTGGTCCCATCTGGCTGGAGAAGGTGCACTGTAAAGGAACAGAGCTGTCTCTTTGGGACTGTCCTGCCAAGCCCCTCTTTGGCAAAAACTGTGATCATAAGGAAGATGCTGCTGTGGATTGCTCTG GTATGACAGAAACAACAGCATCAACCACTACAGCAG CTCCTCCCCACCGCCCTGCAACAGACAGTAAGAGAATTTCAACACCTGTCATCCTCTGCATTATCCTGGGGGCCCTTCTTTGCCTGGTCCTTGCCATTCTTGCCGGACAGATCCGAAGTGCCAGGGTACAGCAGAGAGGTGA ACTATCTGATGACCCCTTCTTTGAGGCTGTCTATGAAGAGATTGACTATAACctgatgaggaaaaagcagaGTACAACTGGCCTCTCAG ATTCTTATTCAGAGAATTCAAAAATAAAGGCACAGTTTTATAGCATGGACAGTGATGAAGAAAATGGTCCTGGAACAACTCAAG AGGTCTCCCTACTGCCTGGAAACGCCCTTGAAGATGGTTATGATGATGTGACAGAAGATCCTGGACCTAAAGATGCTTCTCCTTCTGGGCAGAATGAACAGGAAATCATTTGGAACCttgaagaaaatgacaaaaaCAAGGATTCACAGACAGGTGAGGCCAGAAGAGCAGCACTGTTCATAATCTATAGTTATTATGCAGAACTCAGGGAAAATCAAAGTGAAGGGTGTTGCGGGAGGATATTGGTCCTGCACAACTCTATGAGAGTTATAACAAGCAAAGCCGTTTACTTTTCCAATAGTACATATTTATGCTCtcaccaaagctcttacttcataattagcaaatcagcaattaaacAGTTAtaa